The Trypanosoma brucei brucei TREU927 chromosome 9, whole genome shotgun sequence genome includes a window with the following:
- a CDS encoding variant surface glycoprotein, with product MRRSMYWVVFLVAALQGIHLVSGQDIVNQKEFEALCRIVNWAEKGLKQITLARQVTQEAQKIGVRYLEVVGEENAAELAKTQEDSCAYKREVGGRNCVLYKTFWQHAQEALKGTARSSVHHRAMNTLEYHTIEKIKEKAMHGADIYHDVGAESLSVKVEKIERKINQALYGMEYFTEEIKPGGDRSRVCGQSSRSEMIIGGNSLAVDFLCLCAMHSSWNGIKVCCTDCTTGENSNEWDPESNGVQRWKFLKQKCADHNPNYYDTEKRLRNAKQNFMDTVTTIHGRGGRTLYKLGKKQSSEVNNCGAGTGRGQGICVLYKGHGEELPWMKALVEVENEMEVLLQDKHNKSAKLERIKELSQEIEKLIKGDPGRGGQRGRQKRSVNPENSVPETPADPSDPTQSVPHTNEKKRSVRKPISTGNGATKSYNSEEDDSYEYECEGENSACSDSPAKPTVKNSKSAINCPLGLILLLV from the coding sequence ATGCGGAGAAGTATGTACTGGGTTGTATTTTTAGTGGCGGCACTACAGGGTATTCATTTAGTGTCGGGGCAGGATATAGTGAATCAAAAGGAATTTGAAGCGTTGTGTCGAATTGTAAATTGGGCAGAAAAGGGACTGAAGCAGATAACTTTGGCACGACAGGTTACCCAAGAAGCTCAGAAAATAGGCGTGAGATATCTTGAAGTAGTCGGTGAGGAAAATGCTGCTGAGCTCGCCAAAACACAAGAAGATTCTTGTGCATATAAAAGGGAGGTTGGCGGAAGGAATTGTGTGCTGTACAAAACATTTTGGCAACATGCGCAGGAAGCATTGAAGGGGACTGCCAGATCGTCAGTCCATCACAGAGCAATGAATACATTGGAATATCATACaattgaaaaaataaaagaaaaagcaatgcACGGGGCAGATATATATCACGATGTTGGAGCGGAGAGTCTGTCAGTAAAGGTGGAAAAGATTGAGCGGAAAATCAATCAAGCCCTTTATGGAATGGAATATTTCACCGAAGAAATAAAGCCAGGAGGAGACAGGAGCAGAGTGTGCGGTCAAAGCTCGCGTAGTGAAATGATTATTGGAGGAAACTCACTGGCCGTGGACtttttgtgcttgtgtgcaATGCACAGTTCTTGGAATGGAATAAAGGTATGCTGCACAGACTGCACTACGGGAGAGAATAGCAATGAATGGGACCCAGAATCAAACGGAGTACAACGTTGGAAATTTTTGAAACAGAAATGTGCTGATCATAATCCAAATTATTATGACACGGAGAAAAGACTGCGTAATGCAAAACAGAATTTTATGGATACAGTAACAACGAtacatggaagaggaggaagaactttGTACAAACTTgggaaaaagcaaagcagtgAAGTAAACAACTGCGGGGCGGGTACTGGCCGCGGGCAAGGAATATGCGTGCTATATAAGGGACATGGAGAGGAGCTGCCCTGGATGAAAGCGTTGGTAGAGGTCGAAAATGAGATGGAAGTTCTGCTTCAAGACAAACACAATAAGTCAGCAAAACTAGAGAGAATTAAAGAGCTAAGTCAAGAGATAGAAAAGTTAATCAAAGGTGATCCGGGGCGAGGAGGCCAACGGGGAAGACAGAAACGCAGTGTCAATCCCGAGAACAGTGTCCCAGAAACCCCAGCTGACCCGAGCGATCCGACACAGTCAGTCCCACAtaccaatgaaaaaaagcgaagtgTAAGGAAACCGATATCAACAGGTAACGGTGCAACCAAAAGCTACAATAGCGAAGAGGATGATTCTTACGAATATGAGTGCGAGGGAGAAAACTCAGCATGCTCAGATTCGCCAGCAAAACCAACAgtaaaaaacagcaaaagtGCTATAAATTGTCCACTGGGAttaattttgcttttggtaTAA
- a CDS encoding variant surface glycoprotein, with protein MYWVVVLLTVLHSCHRALGKEDIVNQKEFEALCRMINWAEERLEHIKVTKRVTQEALKIGVRYLEVAGEEECRHIAKAQEDSCTKKMEDRKRNCGLYKNFWEEAQKAVKERAFSGEKLERKIDALGEHTVDEIKKKGMYGADIYHDVEAKRPSGNMRKMEEHLIKALYGMEYFSEDIKGGDSDRSRVCGQNLRNNKATGGWSLAVDLLCLCATHNSWKGRKKVCCADCSTGENRDEWNPESNEAPRWDFLKQKCAGRHRNRHDMIEKLSEAEENLMKTVTKIGTIPYTHTYVLGTAVNSRIKPCGADINKQQEICVHYGSDNGTKLPWLKALQKVEKEMKLTLKDKQDKSAKLKRMEELNQEIESLIRGDTGRGGQRGRQKRSVNPENSVPETPADPSDPTQSVPHTNEKKRSVRKPISTGNGATKSYNSEEDDSYEYECEGENSACSDSPAKPTVKNSKSAINCPLGLILLLV; from the coding sequence ATGTACTGGGTTGTAGTTTTACTGACGGTACTCCACAGTTGTCATCGGGCGCTTGGTAAGGAGGATATAGTGAATCAAAAGGAGTTTGAAGCGTTGTGTCGAATGATAAATTGGGCAGAAGAAAGACTTGAGCACATAAAAGTAACGAAACGAGTTACCCAAGAAGCTCTGAAAATAGGCGTAAGATATCTTGAAGTGGCCGGTGAGGAAGAGTGTAGACACATCGCCAAAGCGCAGGAAGATTCTTGTACCAAGAAAATGGAGGATCGGAAAAGGAATTGCGGGCTGTACAAAAATTTTTGGGAAGAGGCGCAGAAAGCAGTGAAGGAAAGGGCTTTTAGCGGAGAGAAGCTGGAGCGTAAAATAGACGCTTTGGGGGAGCATACAGTGgacgaaataaaaaaaaagggaatgtaCGGGGCAGATATATATCATGATGTTGAAGCGAAGAGGCCGTCAGGAAATATGAGAAAAATGGAGGAGCACCTCATTAAAGCTCTTTATGGAATGGAATATTTTAGTGAAGATATAAAAGGAGGGGATTCAGATCGAAGCAGAGTCTGCGGGCAAAATCTGCGTAACAATAAGGCAACGGGGGGTTGGTCACTAGCGGTGGAtttgttgtgcttgtgtgcAACCCACAACTCCTGGAAAGGTAGGAAGAAGGTTTGCTGCGCAGACTGCAGTACAGGAGAGAATAGAGACGAATGGAATCCAGAGTCAAACGAGGCACCACGCTGGGATTTTCTGAAACAGAAGTGTGCAGGCCGTCACCGAAATCGTCACGACATGATCGAAAAACTGAGTGAAGCGGAAGAGAATCTTATGAAAACAGTAACTAAAATAGGCACAATACcatatacacatacgtaCGTGCTTGGAACCGCTGTAAATAGCAGAATAAAACCATGCGGGGCTGATATAAACAAGCAGCAGGAAATATGTGTGCACTACGGATCAGATAACGGAACGAAACTTCCCTGGTTAAAAGCGTTGCAAAAggtagaaaaggaaatgaaactTACGCTGAAAGATAAACAAGATAAGTCAGCTAAGCTCAAGCGGATGGAAGAACTAAATCAAGAGATCGAAAGCTTAATCAGAGGTGATACAGGGCGAGGAGGCCAACGGGGAAGACAGAAACGCAGTGTCAATCCCGAGAACAGTGTCCCAGAAACCCCAGCTGACCCGAGCGATCCGACACAGTCAGTCCCACAtaccaatgaaaaaaagcgaagtgTAAGGAAACCGATATCAACAGGTAACGGTGCAACCAAAAGCTACAATAGCGAAGAGGATGATTCTTACGAATATGAGTGCGAGGGAGAAAACTCAGCATGCTCAGATTCGCCAGCAAAACCAACAgtaaaaaacagcaaaagtGCTATAAATTGTCCACTGGGAttaattttgcttttggtaTAA
- a CDS encoding retrotransposon hot spot protein, with product MPRANRPAPPQRNNANQQMAGNVEVAMRRPRDENVPPPPPAAQPPQIRQRTEEGPNWTMNSEVEDVLLEDYAVLRKMTVNDFIQEFVGGTFAVAEAENVRMPIFVKNPRRYIADAEILEDIQGTDEFEEYKELYNQFSEMNGKARYLDEKEIYYLRQWEEKGRGEIREFVGPMARGRLDAAVTAAKRAEKRAAQTAGGAVNLEGVYDSICNATWSYVVSGYDEEPLGMKVFGGRPRRIWTEEEVDVTPEPANVDSEMEERPNGLEIIVLTSERGWPHNRFVLGYSEKCKAVSQHVYIRREIMRVWYIIQQVLKAWWVDRSVVRPPIHVVIGTHGIGKSCGLGSFLFYSLFHFNEGMLDVVAYFLGEVSFLIYNRKDDERGRVVRYEDSGVAVRIINNMKYEKRGHIIIDISGMMQKLLYTQLPSDIWGVTLLTSPNSGHFDEWTTNTGGRQIIMNCDDVCDIKAFMAWKKLSIHAREKVFNKRRYELRKEMEDEWRIVEGRINSIGPLPRYIFGLGCYEWRLKSVHDALETMKKSGEYSYSDIIGDIGVWQNNEVTDKLVKVIRVNGNAGVIESYSCQALSVMIRNMMMN from the coding sequence ATGCCAAGGGCAAACAGACCTGCACCTCCACAAAGAAATAATGCAAACCAACAAATGGCGGGTAACGTTGAAGTGGCCATGAGGAGACCAcgggatgaaaatgtaccgccgcctcctcctgctgctcagcctccacaaataCGGCAGAGAACTGAAGAGGGGCCCAACTGGACGATGAACAGTGAAGTTGAAGATGTGTTGCTGGAAGATTATGCGGTTCTGCGTAAAATGACGGTGAACGACTTTATTCAGGAGTTCGTTGGCGGGACTTTTGCGGTGGCTGAAGCAGAAAATGTTAGGATGCCCATTTTTGTTAAGAATCCCAGAAGATATATTGCTGATGCTGAGATTCTTGAGGATATACAAGGCACTGATGAGTTTGAGGAATATAAAGAATTATATAACCAATTCTCTGAAATGAATGGGAAAGCAAGGTATCttgatgaaaaagaaatttactaCCTCAGGcagtgggaggagaagggaagaggggaaataagagAATTTGTTGGTCCCATGGCGAGGGGAAGGTTGGATGCTGCGGTGACGGCCGCCAAGAGAGCGGAAAAGCGAGCTGCTCAAacagctggtggtgctgtAAACCTTGAAGGAGTGTATGATTCCATTTGCAATGCGACGTGGAGTTATGTGGTGTCGGGTTATGATGAAGAGCCACTTGGCATGAAGGTATTCGGTGGAAGACCGCGGCGCATATGGACCGAAGAAGAGGTGGATGTAACTCCTGAACCTGCGAATGTTGATTCggaaatggaggaaagacCCAATGGTTTGGAAATTATTGTTCTTACATCGGAGAGAGGTTGGCCACACAACAGGTTTGTATTGGGTTACAGTGAGAAGTGCAAGGCAGTTTCCCAGCATGTATATATCCGTCGCGAAATCATGCGTGTGTGGTATATAATCCAACAAGTGCTGAAAGCATGGTGGGTGGACAGGTCAGTTGTGAGGCCACCGATACATGTTGTTATTGGTACTCACGGTATTGGAAAATCGTGTGGCCttggatcatttttattttattcactgtttcacttcaatgaaggaatgcttgatgttgttgcatatttctTGGGAGAAGTTTCCTTCCTGATATACAACAGAAAGGATgatgaaagagggagggttGTGCGGTACGAAGACTCGGGAGTTGCTGTCCggataataaataatatgaaatatgaaaaaagagggcaCATCATTATAGACATAAGTGGGATGATGCAAAAATTATTATACACTCAACTGCCCTCTGATATTTGGGGTGTTACTCTCCTCACCTCCCCGAATAGTGGCCATTTTGATGAGTGGACTACAAATACTGGAGGCCGCCAAATTATTATGAACTGCGATGATGTGTGTGACATCAAGGCATTTATGGCATGGAAAAAACTGTCAATACAtgcaagggaaaaggtattcaacaaaagaagatacgaattgaggaaggaaatggaagatgAGTGGAGAATAGTGGAGGGACGTATTAATTCAATTGGGCCTCTGCCTCGTTATATATTTGGTTTAGGCTGTTATGAATGGCGCCTGAAAAGTGTGCATGATGCGTTGGAAACTATGAAGAAGTCGGGTGAATATTCCTATAGTGATATTATTGGAGATATTGGTGTCTGGCAAAACAATGAAGTTACGGACAAGTTGGTAAAGGTTATAAGAGTGAATGGAAATGCTGGAGTTATCGAATCGTACAGTTGCCAAGCTCTATCGGTGATGATTAGAAATATGATGATGAATTAA
- a CDS encoding hypothetical protein, unlikely (GPI-Anchor Signal predicted for Tb09.v1.0840 by DGPI v2.04, no cleavage site predicted) produces the protein MRVYLYLYIFICIYLLVLALFLFCMFIYICIYIYIYIYIYMCVCVLYVWWSLLAIFNLNFTHLIIVCEFRILTFIYLHSLLLSLFVFFIFIYIYIYILTKKDKYTQRKGKKINKGKSSHVLNEFLLCKFSYAKVLQQFFRF, from the coding sequence ATGCGCGTATACCTGTATTTgtacatatttatatgtatttatttattagtacttgctttatttttattttgtatgttcatttatatttgtatatatatatatatatatatatatatttatatgtgtgtgtgtgtgttatatGTATGGTGGTCATTATTAGCGATTTTCAATTTAAACTTCACGCATCTTATAATTGTTTGTGAGTTTCGTATATTGacgtttatatatttacattcacttcttctttctttatttgttttttttatatttatatatatatatatatatatattaacaaAGAAGGATAAgtacacacaaagaaaaggaaaaaagataaacaaagGCAAATCATCGCATGTATTAAATGAATTCCTCTTGTGTAAATTCAGTTATGCGAAGGTCCTCCAACAATTCTTTCGGTTTTGA